ATTAAGTTAGTACATGTAGGTTGTAGCGGCTGCGATTTTCCCCTCAATAAAAAATAAGTTAGTACATGTATTAGAGTATGAACACGTTGATGTACATTGAAAGGTACAATGTCTAGTAGTGTTATCCATGTACTTTGAAAGATGTGAGGTGTGGATTTAGTTATTATGTTTACATGTAGTGTAGGCTAGGTACATGCAAGATTTCTCCTATAAATAGTCATGTATTCCTAGCTATTTGGAGCAAGTCAAGTTGAatagaaatcatattttcctcCACTTTCTTCTTTGTGAGTTTGAGTGTCCTTTTGTGTTGTCTCACTCTCCCAAATTTTCTAACATTGTGGTATCAGAGCCGGTGTGTTTGAGAGACAACCAAACTTGGAGAGAAACTGACAAATAGTAATGGAACTCCATTTCAAGTTTCTATGTTCACAAAAGAGATTTATGGAAATTGGTGTATCCGGATAAAGGTCTTGCTTGGTGCCTATGATATTTGGGAACCGGTGGAAGTCGGAGGTGATGGAGCGGAAGATAATGTTGCCTTTATAAAGAAAGATCACAAGGTGATCACTCTCATCCATCAAAGTTTGGATGACAAGATGTTTGAGAAGGTTGAAAATGCAACTACCTCAAAGCAAGCATGGGAGATTCTTCAAACTTCCTTTAAAAGTTTGGATAAAGTGAAAAGAGTTTGTTTCCAAACCTTAAGAGAAGAGTTTGAATCATTGCATATGAAGGAATCCGAATCCGTTTCGGATTACATTTCAAGAGTTTTGACTATTGTCAATCAAATGAAGAGATATGGTGAAGACTTGAGTGATGATAGGGTCGTTGCAAAAATACTACGATCCCTtgatttaaaatttaattatattgttgtggCTATTGAAGAATCCAAAGACTTGGATACCATGACCATTGAAGAATACACGGGTTCTTTGCAAGCACGTGAAGTAAAGTTGAAGAAACCGAAAGAAGAATCGGTCGAACAAGCGTTGCAAGTAAAACTTTCTTTCAAGGAGAAAGATGAAAGGCGTGGCTCGCAACAAAGAGGTCGTGGATGTGGACAAGGTCATGGTGAAAAGGGAAGAGGTGGTAGCCAACCACCATATAAAGAAAATAGGAGACAAGACTCTAATCAAGGAAGAGGTCATGCATTTGGTCATTTTTCATGGGAATGTAAAAATAACgtggaagaaaaaaataattttgtggagagcaaaaatgaagatggagatGGTATTTTAGTTCCCGCTTGCAAAAGAGAAGAAAGTGTATAGAGAAATCAATGGTACCTTGTCTCCGGTGCAAGTAGTCATATTTGTGGAAAGAAAAATTTATTTGTGGAGCTTGAAGAATTGAATGGTGGAAACATCACTTTTGGAGACTATTCGCGAgttaaaatcaaaggaaaaggtaCGATTTTAATTCGCTTGAAAGATGGTAGTaccaattaattcctaaaattttGTATGTAGCGGAGATgaaaagtaatattttaagtttgggacaacttttgaagaaaaattatgatattcATTTGAAAGATAAAAAATTGTTCTTGAGAGATGAAAATGGAAGATTGTTAGCCAAAGTTCCTATggttaataataaaatatttattttgaaccTTCAATGTGATGTTCCAAGGTATTTGCTTTTGTGTACCAAAGATTCATCTTGGTTTTGGCATATGAGATTTGGTCATATGAATTTTGATAGTCTAACGTTGATGAAGAAAGGAGGCATGGTGAATGGATTGCCAACTATTGATTATCCGAGCCAACTTTGCGAAGGATGTCTCTTTGGAAAGCAAGCAAGAAAAGGTTTTCCTAAAGAGTCTTTGACTAGTGCCCGATGGTCATTGGAGTTGATTCACATGGATGTGTGCGGACCAAACAAGCCATCTTTACTTGGTAAAAGtaattattttttacttttcattgatgatttttttaGGAAAACTTGGGTGTAGTTTTTGAAGGTTAAATCGGAGGTATTTGATACTTTCAAAAAATTCAAGAGCATGGTGAAAAAATAAAGTAGCTATCAAGTTAAGTCATTGCGGTACGATAATGGTGGAGAATTCACTTCAAATGAATTCAAAGTTTTTTGTGAAAATAGTGGAATTCGTCATTTTTTAACTGTTCCAAGATCACCACAACAAAATAGCATCGTGGAAAGAAAGAACCGGACTATTCTCAACATGGCATGGAGTATGTTGAAGAGCAAAAATATGTCAAAGGAGTTTTGGGCTAAAGCAGTTGCTTGTGCAGTGTATTTGTTAAATCGGTGTCACACCAAGAGTATTCGTGACAAAACACCTCAAGAGGCTTGGAGTGGTTTCACGCCAAAAGTTGCTCATTTTACGAGTTTTTGGGCGCATTGCCTATGCACATGTACCGGATGAGAAGAGGTCTAAGCTTGATAATAAAAGTGAGAGGTATATTTTCATTGGCTATGATCAATGTTCTAAAggttatatatattatataacccAAGATATAGCAAGGTCACCATAAGCGgagatgttgagtttgatgaaGATAATGCTTGGGAATGAAAAACTAAAGACCAAGATTACTCATTTAGTCATTtctttgatgaagaagatgatgaagttGCAGAGCAGCCTATCACACCACTTTCAACACCTCCAACACA
The sequence above is drawn from the Nicotiana tabacum cultivar K326 chromosome 13, ASM71507v2, whole genome shotgun sequence genome and encodes:
- the LOC107767849 gene encoding uncharacterized protein LOC107767849, with the protein product MFTKEIYGNWCIRIKVLLGAYDIWEPVEVGGDGAEDNVAFIKKDHKVITLIHQSLDDKMFEKVENATTSKQAWEILQTSFKSLDKVKRVCFQTLREEFESLHMKESESVSDYISRVLTIVNQMKRYGEDLSDDRVVAKILRSLDLKFNYIVVAIEESKDLDTMTIEEYTGSLQAREVKLKKPKEESVEQALQVKLSFKEKDERRGSQQRGRGCGQGHGEKGRGGSQPPYKENRRQDSNQGRGHAFGHFSWECKNNVEEKNNFVESKNEDGDGILVPACKREESV